One Luteibacter aegosomaticola genomic window carries:
- a CDS encoding porin family protein, with translation MKKTLIALALVAAGVVAAPAFAQDVNPAAGWFVNGNVGRTSVDKGKYDGHDTGYALNGGYRWGVTPWAALGVEVGYNDLGNIHAKNFFNDNRVVDRRKSELHGWTAGVNGKFNIDPQWYVSARAGLYAWKGHGTSNDDITRSNLDKTSWYGGVGVGYDFTNNWSLGLNFDHYDAKKDNLNLSTNMTSVQAEYRF, from the coding sequence ATGAAGAAGACCCTTATCGCCCTTGCCCTTGTTGCCGCTGGCGTCGTTGCCGCCCCGGCCTTTGCGCAGGACGTGAACCCGGCCGCAGGCTGGTTCGTGAATGGCAACGTTGGCCGTACCTCGGTCGACAAGGGCAAGTACGACGGTCATGACACCGGCTACGCGCTCAACGGCGGTTACCGCTGGGGCGTGACCCCGTGGGCCGCGCTGGGTGTTGAGGTGGGCTACAACGACCTCGGCAATATCCACGCGAAGAATTTCTTCAATGACAATCGCGTGGTGGATCGCCGCAAGTCCGAGCTGCACGGCTGGACTGCCGGCGTGAACGGCAAGTTCAACATCGATCCGCAGTGGTATGTCAGCGCTCGCGCTGGCCTGTACGCCTGGAAGGGCCACGGCACCAGCAACGATGACATCACCCGCAGCAACCTCGACAAGACCAGCTGGTACGGTGGCGTCGGCGTCGGCTACGACTTCACGAACAACTGGAGCCTGGGCCTGAACTTCGACCACTACGATGCGAAGAAGGACAACCTCAACCTGTCGACCAACATGACGTCGGTGCAGGCTGAGTACCGCTTCTAA
- a CDS encoding outer membrane beta-barrel protein: protein MKKAILALAVSCVSFAAVPAFAQDNTAVSGNYQPSQSVGSGNWFIGANVGRTNGSDTGGFGSDTNGFNFLHGEKGRRTGYGLLGGYRWKVGPDLGMGLEAGYTDLGNYRVKNVFESGQDVDQKSQRDALRGWMLGANMKLNLVPQWYITMHGGYFRANDNGRSYNNSVGQDLGFSSGGRPNRGSWYAGIGTGWDINEHFGVGVTYDYFHANAGKIVDNTTGTTQPDLKRSTGLLSLAGEYRF from the coding sequence ATGAAGAAGGCAATCCTTGCCCTTGCAGTTTCTTGCGTCTCGTTTGCGGCCGTTCCGGCCTTTGCACAGGACAACACCGCGGTTTCCGGCAACTACCAGCCGAGCCAGTCCGTCGGTAGCGGCAACTGGTTCATCGGCGCCAACGTCGGCCGTACCAACGGCAGCGACACCGGCGGTTTCGGTAGCGATACCAACGGTTTCAACTTCCTGCACGGCGAAAAGGGCCGTCGCACCGGCTACGGCCTGCTGGGCGGTTACCGCTGGAAGGTCGGCCCGGATCTGGGCATGGGCCTTGAAGCGGGCTACACCGACCTCGGCAACTACCGGGTCAAGAACGTCTTCGAATCCGGCCAGGACGTCGATCAGAAGAGCCAGCGTGATGCGCTGCGCGGCTGGATGCTCGGTGCCAACATGAAGCTCAACCTCGTGCCGCAGTGGTACATCACCATGCACGGCGGTTACTTCCGCGCCAACGACAATGGCCGCAGCTACAACAACTCGGTGGGCCAGGATCTTGGCTTCTCGAGCGGCGGTCGCCCGAACCGCGGCAGCTGGTACGCCGGTATCGGTACCGGTTGGGATATCAACGAGCACTTCGGCGTCGGCGTCACCTACGACTACTTCCACGCCAATGCCGGCAAGATCGTCGACAACACCACCGGCACGACGCAGCCGGACCTGAAGCGCTCGACGGGCCTGCTCTCGCTGGCCGGCGAATACCGCTTCTAA